One genomic window of Cannabis sativa cultivar Pink pepper isolate KNU-18-1 chromosome 2, ASM2916894v1, whole genome shotgun sequence includes the following:
- the LOC115720741 gene encoding peptidyl-prolyl cis-trans isomerase CYP19-3, with product MSNPKVFFDILIGKMKAGRVVMELFADVTPKTAENFRALCTGEKGLGVSGKALHYKGSAFHRIIPNFMCQGGDFTRGNGTGGESIYGMKFEDENFKLKHTGPGILSMANSGRNTNGSQFFICTDKTDWLDGKHVVFGKVVDGYGIVKEMEKVGSGSGMTSQPVIIEDCGQLTEN from the coding sequence ATGTCGAACCCCAAGGTCTTCTTTGACATCCTTATTGGAAAGATGAAGGCTGGCCGAGTTGTAATGGAATTGTTTGCCGATGTTACGCCAAAAACCGCTGAAAACTTCCGAGCTCTATGCACCGGAGAAAAAGGTCTTGGGGTATCAGGGAAGGCGCTGCATTACAAAGGCTCAGCCTTTCACAGGATCATCCCAAACTTCATGTGTCAAGGTGGGGACTTTACCAGAGGTAATGGGACCGGTGGAGAGTCAATTTATGGTATGAAGTTTGAGGATGAGAACTTCAAGTTGAAGCACACTGGCCCTGGAATTCTTTCAATGGCTAATTCGGGAAGAAACACCAATGGCTCTCAGTTCTTTATATGCACTGACAAGACCGACTGGCTTGATGGGAAACATGTTGTTTTTGGGAAAGTTGTTGATGGATATGGCATAGTCAAAGAAATGGAGAAGGTTGGTTCAGGTAGTGGAATGACTTCTCAACCTGTTATCATTGAAGATTGTGGACAGTTGACTGAGAACTAA